In Aedes albopictus strain Foshan chromosome 3, AalbF5, whole genome shotgun sequence, the following are encoded in one genomic region:
- the LOC109426511 gene encoding probable G-protein coupled receptor Mth-like 14: MVAQRVTTAVMVLTVITVGLLLASKVRALPSAILLEGSGDYDYDYSSEPVSASKPLMKVSSDDDVLDPIEDTSYPEDDDEYGTPLNISVAKPPLEIVVPEVDSDSEPSSLGSTEESATNLVETPVRFGLLETFESDESAKLNTTVTVDHIQLANAPRGDLAVTPAPDCRGFQKLPTQPRFINGTFNVIRMCCPPGESFLFGDKNRPVHCAPSPGAAWDSFQVEAIIARFFHGCIEDLEEESPPLGMVYGNPCPTEGGLIRFGAEESDRLYVIQNGSLLVVNELAEEYDLFNSYCLDVDRVNRTLNGYVCPSEFRIGRDIFKGQMMALALCLVFAIPLLLATAFFYVAIPEFNDIHGKALTLNCINFAVALLLESIFQHQSRGNGSTDDTIVMANYAEYFILATFFWLLVNCMNNCVHAWYFLPNGIQVRMRGEKRTFLLYITFAQMAPLAIILLHAHSGDTTSLKHYFFLPIIVIIALNIISFFITFWGFQRVSDIQIQHFTLRGRLSNGGEAANAILAKLPDIHTADVEKVKYMAKYTALLFMVMSGVWVITIATYYTTRTIPILYDILFGLQGILIFIIFICLPRPFRTVKAWFQKRELCGCREDPDAIDLRRGRGARHYRVDGGSHAANGKETVPLNNAKAS, encoded by the exons ATGGTTGCTCAGCGAGTGACGACAGCGGTGATGGTGTTAACAGTGATTACGGTGGGGTTGCTCCTGGCCTCGAAAGTCCGGGCACTACCATCAGCAATCCTCCTGGAAGGAAGCGGAGACTACGATTACGATTACAGTTCAGAACCGGTTAGTGCCAGTAAACCGCTTATGAAAGTTTCTAGTGACGATGATGTGTTAGATCCAATTGAAGACACTTCCTATCCGGAAGATGACGACGAATACGGGACACCCTTGAACATATCCGTGGCTAAGCCACCGCTGGAGATAGTGGTTCCAGAGGTGGACAGTGACAGCGAACCATCTTCGCTAGGGTCCACGGAAGAAAGTGCAACTAATCTGGTGGAAACGCCAGTTCGTTTCGGGTTGTTGGAAACGTTCGAATCGGATGAAAGTGCTAAATTGAACACAACCGTAACAGTGGATCACATCCAACTGGCCAATGCGCCACGAGGAGATCTGGCCGTCACACCGGCGCCGGATTGTCGAGGATTCCAG AAACTGCCGACTCAGCCCCGGTTCATCAACGGCACGTTCAACGTAATCAGAATGTGCTGTCCACCGGGCGAGAGCTTCCTCTTCGGCGATAAGAATCGACCGGTGCACTGCGCGCCTTCGCCCGGGGcggcctgggattccttccaggtgGAGGCCATCATCGCTCGGTTCTTCCATGGGTGCATCGAAGATCTGGAAGAGGAGTCACCCCCGTTGGGGATGGTTTACGGGAATCCGTGCCCGACCGAGGGTGGTCTGATACGGTTCGGAGCTGAGGAGAGTGATCGGTTGTACGTGATACAGAATGGGTCGTTGTTGGTGGTTAACGAATTGGCCGAAGAGTACGACCTTTTCAATAGCTACTGCCTGGATGTGGATAGAGTTAATAGGACGCTGAATGGTTACGTGTGTCCTTCGGAGTTCCGGATTGGGCGGGACATTTTCAAGGGGCAGATGATGGCGTTGGCGCTATGCTTGGTGTTTGCCATTCCATTGCTGTTGGCTACGGCGTTCTTCTATGTGGCTATTCCGGAGTTCAACGACATTCATGGAAAGGCACTGACGCTGAATTGCATCAACTTTGCCGTTGCATTGCTGCTGGAGAGTATTTTTCAACACCAGAGTCGGGGGAATGGATCTACTGATG ATACAATCGTAATGGCAAACTATGCGGAGTACTTtattctggcaacattcttctggCTTTTGGTGAACTGCATGAACAACTGTGTTCATGCTTG GTACTTTTTGCCAAACGGAATTCAAGTACGAATGAGAGGCGAAAAGCGGACTTTCCTTCTGTACATCACCTTCGCACAAATGGCACCCTTGGCAATCATCTTATTACACGCGCACTCTGGGG ATACCACCTCCCTGAAGCACTACTTCTTCCTGCCGATCATTGTGATCATAGCGTTGAACATCATCAGCTTCTTCATCACGTTCTGGGGCTTCCAGCGAGTCAGTGACATCCAAATTCAGCACTTCACCCTCCGGGGTCGACTCAGCAATGGAGGCGAAGCAGCGAACGCCATCCTGGCCAAACTGCCCGACATCCACACGGCCGACGTCGAAAAGGTCAAATACAT GGCCAAATACACCGCGTTGCTGTTCATGGTCATGTCCGGGGTGTGGGTCATCACGATAGCCACCTACTACACAACCCGAACCATTCCGATCCTGTACGACATCCTGTTCGGGTTGCAGGGAATTCTGATCTTCATCATCTTCATCTGTTTACCCCGGCCGTTCCGGACGGTGAAGGCATGGTTCCAGAAGCGGGAACTGTGCGGATGCCGGGAAGATCCGGATGCCATAGATTTGCGACGGGGACGAGGCGCCCGGCATTACCGGGTTGATGGTGGTAGTCACGCTGCCAATGGCAAAGAAACTGTTCCGCTGAATAATGCTAAGGCTTCCTAA
- the LOC109426510 gene encoding inositol polyphosphate 5-phosphatase K — protein sequence MLLAFWTLGFLLTELFNPRKFFTKMFHRKSSKKRRKSFRNHDSVKAAPPKALVKRIYIVTWNVSTKFPENLSLNKLLGLQSSEADADLPDLFVIGLQEVNAQPQNTLYNLFKDDMWTQKFKDLLKERDYVVIKTEQMQGLLLSVFARRKHLLHLRQVETEYTRTGLGGIWGNKGAVSIRLNAYGTSICLVNSHLAAHDHMLEERINDYEKIVQEHKFHVKTKEAIFDHDYVFWFGDLNFRLTGEATTSADEIRAMVARDELKKLIEKDQLLLVRREGRAFQKLQERLPQFPPTFKFEHGSNDYDMKRRPAWTDRILYAVKENTYRNVKLSVEQTSYKSHPSYSISDHKPVTSEFTIKVIRKPQYSGERFKRHHYKRFSYRMAIANGTESTARLSSFDDLVSDLVDGQQVYEDTTERTIMFKPIELWLVGEPNTIEYVIPAGFEEGNADWIGIYREDFSSLSEYLAYEYTETYKEKQHQMNEQQQQHQKNTRTVQLTFSENVNLPLGVNYKLLYFQSTGSRGVTGLAGISNTFAVEKRCPSPTFDDID from the exons ATGCTCTTGGCGTTCTGGACGCTGGGATTCCTACTTACCGAGCTGTTCAATCCACGCAAATTCTTCACCAAGATGTTCCATCGCAAATCGTCCAAGAAGCGGAGAAAATCGTTTCGAAATCACGATAGCGTGAAGGCTGCACCTCCGAAGGCGCTGGTGAAAAG AATATACATAGTAACATGGAACGTGAGCACAAAATTCCCGGAAAACCTCTCCCTAAACAAACTGCTCGGCCTGCAGTCATCCGAAGCAGACGCCGACCTTCCCGATTTGTTCGTCATTGG CCTCCAGGAAGTTAACGCCCAGCCACAGAACACGCTGTACAACCTCTTCAAGGATGACATGTGGACGCAAAAGTTCAAGGACCTGCTCAAGGAACGGGACTACGTGGTGATCAAAACGGAACAGATGCAGGGTCTGCTGCTGTCAGTATTTGCCCGGCGGAAACACTTGCTCCACCTGCGCCAGGTGGAAACCGAGTACACCCGGACCGGCCTCGGGGGGATTTGG GGTAACAAAGGTGCTGTTAGTATAAGGTTAAACGCGTATGGAACTTCAATTTGCCTGGTCAATTCCCACCTGGCTGCCCATGACCACATGCTGGAGGAACGGATCAATGACTACGAGAAGATCGTCCAGGAGCACAAGTTCCACGTCAAGACGAAGGAAGCCATCTTCGATCACGA CTACGTTTTCTGGTTTGGTGATCTAAATTTCCGACTGACCGGTGAGGCGACCACCTCCGCCGACGAAATACGTGCCATGGTGGCCAGGGACGAACTGAAGAAGCTCATCGAGAAGGATCAGCTGCTGTTGGTGCGGCGAGAAGGTCGAGCTTTCCAGAAGCTTCAGGAGCGGTTACCACAGTTTCCACCAACGTTCAAGTTCGAGCATGGCTCCAACGATTACGACATGAA GCGCCGCCCTGCCTGGACCGACCGGATACTGTACGCCGTCAAGGAGAACACCTATCGGAATGTGAAACTGTCCGTTGAGCAGACGTCCTACAAAAGCCATCCCAGCTACAGCATAAGCGACCACAAGCCGGTGACCAGTGAGTTCACCATCAAG GTCATCCGCAAGCCCCAGTACAGTGGTGAACGGTTCAAGAGACATCACTACAAACGATTCAGTTACCGGATGGCGATCGCCAACGGTACCGAGTCCACGGCCAGGTTGAGCTCGTTTGATGATTTGGTTTCCGATTTGGTTGACGGTCAACAGGTTTACGAGGACACGACCGAGCGGACGATCATGTTCAAACCGATCGAGCTGTGGCTGGTGGGTGAACCGAACACCATTGAGTACGTCATTCCGGCCGGGTTCGAAGAGGGTAACGCCGACTGGATCGGAATCTATCGG GAGGACTTTTCCAGCTTGAGCGAATACCTGGCGTATGAGTACACCGAGACTTACAAAGAGAAGCAACACCAGATGAacgaacaacagcaacagcaccaGAAGAACACCCGAACGGTGCAGTTGACCTTTTCGGAGAACGTCAACCTTCCATTGGGCGTCAACTATAAGCTTCTATACTTCCAAAGTACCGGTAGTCGTGGCGTGACAGGTCTAGCCGGTATCAGCAACACCTTCGCGGTGGAGAAGCGCTGTCCATCGCCGACCTTCGACGACATCGATTGA